The genomic stretch ATGACGATGCCGGCCGACCCCGTCCAGGACCTCTGGTCGTCAGTGCTCGGGATCCTCGCCGACGACGAGCGGATCACGCCGCAGCTGCACGGTTTCCTGAACCTCGTCGAGCCGAAGGGCGTCCTCGCCGGGACGCTCTACCTCGAGGTCCCGAACGACCTGACCCGCGGCATGCTCGAGCAGCGCATCCGGGTGCCCATCACCGAGGCCGTCGCGCGCATCGGGGACGACTCGGTGGCCAACTTCGCGATCACCGTGAACCCCGACATGGCCTCCGAGCCGCGGGTCGACGCCGTCGCCGTGCCCTCCTACGCCGAGCCGGTGCAGGAGCACGTGCCGCAGACCGCCGCACCGCGCCAGTACATCGAGGCGCCGTTCGTCCCGAGCCCGGTGGACTCGCCCGGCACCGGTGGCCGTCCGGAATCCCGGCTCAACCCGAAGTACAACTTCGACAACTTCGTCATCGGTGCCTCCAACCGCTTCGCGCACGCGGCGGCGGTCGCGGTGGCCGAGGCGCCGGCGAAGGCCTACAACCCGCTCTTCATCTACGGCGACTCGGGCCTCGGCAAGACGCACCTGCTGCACGCCATCGGGCACTACGCCGAGAGCCTCTACCCGGGGATCCGCGTCCGCTACGTGTCGAGTGAGGAGTTCACGAACGACTTCATCAACTCGATCGCGAACAACCGGTCGAACCAGTTCCAGCAGCGGTACCGCGACATCGACATCCTGCTGATCGACGACATCCAGTTCCTGCAGGGCAAGGACTCCACGCAAGAGGCGTTCTTCCACACGTTCAACACGCTGCACGACCACAACAAGCAGGTCGTCATCACCTCGGACGTCGCGCCGAAGCACCTCACCGGGTTCGAAGACCGGATGCGCAGCCGCTTCGAGTGGGGTCTCATCACGGACGTCCAGGCGCCCGACCTCGAGACGCGCATCGCGATCCTCCGCAAGAAGGCGCAGTCCGACCACCTGCAGGTGCCGGACGACATCATGGAGTTCATCGCGTCCAAGGTGTCGAGCAACATCCGCGAGCTCGAGGGCACCCTGATCCGGGTGACCGCGTTCGCGAGCCTCAACCGGACGGCCGTCGACATGGCGCTGGTGCAGACGGTCCTCAAGGACCTGATCACGCTGGACGAGGACAACGTCATCGCGCCGACGGACATCATCAACCACACCGCGGAGTACTTCAAGCTCTCGGTCGACGACCTCTACGGCTCGTCCCGGTCGCAGGCCATCGCCACGGCTCGCCAGATCGCGATGTACCTGTGCCGGGAGCTCACCAGCCTGTCGCTGCCGAAGATCGGTCAGCTGTTCGGCAACCGCGACCACACGACCGTGATGTACGCCAACAAGAAGATCGCGGAGCTCATGAAGGAGCGTCGCTCGATCTACAACCAGGTCACCGAACTGACGAGCCGGATCAAGCAGGACCGTCGGTACCGGTAGCGCGTACCAGCCCGCCACCCCCCGTCCAGGAGGCCCGTCCCACACCCGGGATCGGCCTCCTTCTGCGCGCGTCCACCATCTGAGACGGTTCCATGCGGCGGATTCCCCACAGTGTGGAAAGCCTGTGGATAACTGTGGAGGACACGCCGCCCGCTTGTACACAGCTGGAGGGGTGCCTGTGGAAACTGGGGAGAGAAGTGGATAGATGAACTTTGCTCATCCAGAGGTCGCTCACACGCCACCAACAAGTCACACGGTTGTAGTTCCCAGTCGGGGAGCGGCATCCCCAGAGTTGTCCACAGTGTGCACAGGCGTTAAGACCATTACTCCTCTCTTCTCTCTCCTTCTCCCTGGGCCAACCTCTGGGGACGGCGAATGACACGGATCGGTGGTCTGCCGCCGCTGTGCCACAATGGGGGCCGCCGGGCAGTCAACCGATCGACAGGGGTCCACGCCGTGAAGTTCGAGGTCAACCGGGACGTCTTCTCCGAAGCCGTCTCCTTCGCGGTGAAGCTCCTCCCTCAGCGAACGACCCTCCCGATCCTGTCCGGTGTGTTGATCCACGCCGACGGCGATCGTCTGACGCTGTCGTCGTTCGACTACGAGGTCTCGGCACAGACCTCGATCGCCGCGCAGATCGACGACCCGGGCACGGTGCTCGTCTCCGGCCGGCTCCTCAACGACATCGCGAGCCGACTGCCGAACGCCCCGGTGAGCTTCTCGACCGAAGACTCCCGCATCACGGTCACCTGCGGCTCGGCGCACTTCACGCTGCTGTCGATGCCCGTCGAGGAGTACCCGACCCTCCCCGAGATCGGTCCGCAGACCGGCGTCATCCCGGGCGACTCGTTCTCCGAAGCCGTCTCGCAGGTGGCCGTCGCCGCCAGCCGTGACGACGTCACCCCGGTCATCACCGGCGTCCAGCTCGAGGTCGGCGAGCACGACGTCTCGCTCATCGCCACGGACCGCTACCGCGTCGCCGTTCGCACGATCCAGTGGGACTCGGGCCGCGCCGGCGACGACGGCGACGCAGCCACGACCCTCCACGCCCTCGTCCCGGCCCGCACCCTGCAGGAAGTCGGCCGCACCTTCGGGTCGGCCACGACCGTCTCGGTCTCGATCAGCGGCGGCTCGGACCGCGAGCTCATCGCGTTCCACGCCGACGACAAGACCGTGACGTCGCTGCTCATCAAGGGCAACTACCCGCCGGTCCGCCGGCTCTTCCCCGAGGCGGTCCAGGACCACGCGGTGATCAACACCGCGGAACTGGTCGAAGCCGTCCGACGGGTCTCCCTCGTCCTGGAGCGCGAAGCCGCACTCCGGTTCTCCTTCACGGTCGACGGGCTCACGCTCGAGGCGATCGGTTCCGAACAAGCGCAGGCGTCAGAGTCGATCGATGCGTTGCTGACCGGTGAGGAAACGGTTGTCTCCCTGAAACCGGCCTTCCTCCTGGACGGGTTGAATGCAGTGCACTCCGAGTTCGTCCGGATCTCCTTCACCAAGACGGAGAACCCGAACAAGCCGGGCCCGGTGTTGATCACCGGACAGTCCTCGCGAGAGGAACCGGCCACGGACGGATACCGGTACCTTCTGCAGCCCAACCTGCTGCTGCGCTGAGCGCAACAGACATCCAGCGCTGGCGGGTGGAAACCAGCACCAGCGCGACATCGACGAAGAAGAGGAAATCATGCAGATCGGTCTTGTCGGCCTCGGGAAGATGGGCAACAACATGCGTGCGCGTCTGCGCAACGCAGGGATCGACGTCGTCGGGTACGACGCCAACCCCGCCGTCTCGGACGTCCCCGACCTCGGCGCACTCGCCAAGGCCCTCTCCGGCCCGCGTCTGGTCTGGGTCATGGTCCCGCACGGGAAGATCACCGACGACGTCATCACCGACCTCGCCGAGGTCCTCGAGCCGGGCGACCTGGTCATCGACGGCGGCAACTCGAAGTGGCTCGACGACGAGATCCACGCCAAGCAGCTGGACGCCAAGGGCATCCGCTACATGGACGTCGGTGTCTCGGGTGGTGTCTGGGGCAAGGACAACGGCTACGGCATGATGGCCGGCGGCGACGCGGCCGACGTCGAGCGCGCCATGCCCGTCTTCGACGCACTCCGTCCCGAGGGCCCGCGCGAAGAGGGCTTCTCGCACGCCGGCGGCATCGGCGCCGGCCACTACGCGAAGATGGTCCACAACGGCATCGAGTACGCGATCATGCAGGCGTACGGCGAGGGCTACGAGCTCCTCGAGGCCAAGGACATCATCACGGACGTCCCCGCCGTCTTCGCCGGATGGCAGCGCGGCACCGTCGTGCGCTCCTGGCTGCTCGACCTCCTCGTCCTCGCGATCAACGAGGACCCGAAGCTCGACGCGCTCGAGGGCTACGTCGACGACTCCGGCGAGGGTCGGTGGACCCTCGAAGAGGGCATCGAGCTCGCGGTGCCGATGCCGGCGCTCTCCGCGGCCATGTTCGCGCGCTTCGTCTCGCGTCAGGGCAGCGCGTCCCCGACGATGAAGGCCGTCGCCGCACTCCGCAACCAGTTCGGCGGCCACGCCGTCAAGAAGGCGTAGTCGGTCGAGGTAACCCCCTCGACCCGTCTCGGCCCGCGTGCACGTCGACCATCTCCAACTCTCCGACTTCCGGAACTACCGGGAGGCGGACGTCGACTTCGCACGCGGGCCGAACCTGTTCGTCGGCCGCAACGGCCAGGGCAAGACCAACCTCGTCGAGTCCATCGCCTACCTGTCGACCCTCGGGTCGCACCGGGTACCGACCGACGCCGCCCTCGTCCGGCAGGGTTGCGACTCCGCGATCGTCCGGGCCCGACTGGCGCATGAAGACCGGAGCATCCTCGCCGAGGTGCAGATCAACCGGACCGGCTCGAACCGCGCGCAGGTGAACCGCTCGGCGATCAAGCCCCGCGAGCTCCCGCGCTACTGCACGAGCGTGCTCTTCGCACCGGAGGACCTCGCCCTCGTCCGGGGCGAACCATCCGGTCGCCGTCGGATGATCGACGAGCTCCTGGTCCAGATCGCGCCGCGGATGCAGGGCGTCCTGGCCGACTACGACCGGACGCTCCGGCAGCGGAACACCCTGTTGAAGTCGGCGCGGGCGACCGGAGCGAAAGCCGGGGCCCTCTCGACGCTCGACGTCTGGGACGACCGGCTCGTCGAGTTCGGTGCCGAGATCATCGCGGCCCGCGACCACCTCACCCGGCGCCTCGCCCCGTTCGTGACCGAGTCGTACGCGACCGTCGCGGGCGAGCGGCACCAGGCGTCGATCGCCGGCGTGCTCAGTGTCCGGGGTGCCGACCCCGAAGACGCGGCCGCCACCGACCCGGTGCTCGGGACCCCGGAGGAGCCGGTCTCGATCGCGTCCGCGGCCGAGGCGTTCCGCGGTGCCCTCGAGCGTCGTCGACGCGACGAGCTCGACCGCGGCCTGACCCTGACCGGCCCACACCGCGACGACGTCCTCTTCGAGCTGAACGGGTTACCGGCCCGGGGGTACGCGAGTCACGGCGAGTCCTGGTCCTTCGCGCTTGCCGTGCAACTGGCATCGGCGACCATCCTCCGGGCCGAGTCATCGCTCGGCGACCCGATCATCATCCTCGACGACGTGTTCGCCGAACTCGACGAGTCGCGCCGGGAACGCCTGGCCGGAGCGGTCGCGGACTACGAGCAGGTCCTCATCACCGCGGCGGTGCACGGCGACGTCCCGGGCCAGCTCGCCGCCCACACCGTGCGGATCGAAGCCGGCACGATCGTGAGCGACGAGGCGGACGCTGACCGGGCCTCCCGTCCGGACACCACCCCGGCGGCGTCCTGATGCCCGCGCCCCGGAAGCCCGCCGAACCGTCCCGTGTCTACCAGCACTTCAAGGCGATCTTCGGCGACCCGTCGAAGCGCGGGCTCGACGCGCGCCGACGCCGAGCCGCCGGCCAGGACCCGGACTCCGTGCCGTACGGCAAAGGACGCGAACCCACCGGGCTCGGCGACGTGATGGGCGCGCTCACCGCCGAGCTCGGCTGGACCGAGCCGCTGGCACGCTCCGAACTCTTCGTGGACTGGCCGAGCGTGGTCGGCGACGAGCTCGCGAAGCACTCCACCCCGGTGACGATCGAGGACGGCGCCCTGGTCATCCGGTGTGACTCGACGGCCTGGGCGACGCAGCTGCGACTCATGCGCGGGACGGTCACGACGACCATCGCCCAGCGGTACCCGGCCGCGGGCGTCGAGTCGATCCGGGTTTCCGGGCCCGACGCCCCCACATGGAAACGCGGCCTCAGGTCGGTCCAGGGGCGCGGCCCTCGCGATACCTACGGTTGACCAGACGAAATCATCCATCCGTCTGAGATTCGTCGCTCTGTGGGGCGTACGGCCCCCGGACCCGGGCCTCGCTGCGGTAGACTGGGGAGTGCAGTGTGCGGGCGTTCCGCGCGCAGGCAGGAGCACTCCCGACATGACATCTGAATCTGACGACGACCAGCGAGACCCGCAGAGTGACGAGGCCCAGCCGCAGGAGCAGGCCCCGCAGAGCGAACCATCGTACGGCGCAGACCAGATCCAGGTGCTCGAGGGCCTCGAGGCCGTCCGCAAGCGCCCGGGCATGTACATCGGGTCAACGGGCCCACGTGGTCTCCACCACCTGGTGCAGGAGATCGTCGACAACTCCGTCGACGAAGCCCTGGCCGGGTACTGCGACACCATCGACGTCACCATCCGTGAAGACGGCGGCGTCCGCGTCATCGACAACGGCCGTGGCATCCCCGTCGACATCCACCCCAACGAGGGCATCTCGACGGTCGAGCTCGTCCTGACCGTCCTGCACGCCGGCGGCAAGTTCGGCGGCGGCGGGTACGCGGTCTCCGGTGGTCTGCACGGTGTCGGTTCCTCCGTCGTGAACGCGCTCTCGAGCGAGCTCGACGTCGAGGTCCGTCGTCAGGGACACGTCTGGCGCCAGAGCTACACCGACGGTGTCCCGGTGTCGCCGCTGTCCCAGGACGAAGCGTCCGACGAGACCGGCACCACGATCACCTTCTGGCCGAAC from Curtobacterium sp. MCLR17_032 encodes the following:
- the recF gene encoding DNA replication/repair protein RecF; this encodes MHVDHLQLSDFRNYREADVDFARGPNLFVGRNGQGKTNLVESIAYLSTLGSHRVPTDAALVRQGCDSAIVRARLAHEDRSILAEVQINRTGSNRAQVNRSAIKPRELPRYCTSVLFAPEDLALVRGEPSGRRRMIDELLVQIAPRMQGVLADYDRTLRQRNTLLKSARATGAKAGALSTLDVWDDRLVEFGAEIIAARDHLTRRLAPFVTESYATVAGERHQASIAGVLSVRGADPEDAAATDPVLGTPEEPVSIASAAEAFRGALERRRRDELDRGLTLTGPHRDDVLFELNGLPARGYASHGESWSFALAVQLASATILRAESSLGDPIIILDDVFAELDESRRERLAGAVADYEQVLITAAVHGDVPGQLAAHTVRIEAGTIVSDEADADRASRPDTTPAAS
- the dnaN gene encoding DNA polymerase III subunit beta; this translates as MKFEVNRDVFSEAVSFAVKLLPQRTTLPILSGVLIHADGDRLTLSSFDYEVSAQTSIAAQIDDPGTVLVSGRLLNDIASRLPNAPVSFSTEDSRITVTCGSAHFTLLSMPVEEYPTLPEIGPQTGVIPGDSFSEAVSQVAVAASRDDVTPVITGVQLEVGEHDVSLIATDRYRVAVRTIQWDSGRAGDDGDAATTLHALVPARTLQEVGRTFGSATTVSVSISGGSDRELIAFHADDKTVTSLLIKGNYPPVRRLFPEAVQDHAVINTAELVEAVRRVSLVLEREAALRFSFTVDGLTLEAIGSEQAQASESIDALLTGEETVVSLKPAFLLDGLNAVHSEFVRISFTKTENPNKPGPVLITGQSSREEPATDGYRYLLQPNLLLR
- a CDS encoding DciA family protein encodes the protein MPAPRKPAEPSRVYQHFKAIFGDPSKRGLDARRRRAAGQDPDSVPYGKGREPTGLGDVMGALTAELGWTEPLARSELFVDWPSVVGDELAKHSTPVTIEDGALVIRCDSTAWATQLRLMRGTVTTTIAQRYPAAGVESIRVSGPDAPTWKRGLRSVQGRGPRDTYG
- the dnaA gene encoding chromosomal replication initiator protein DnaA — encoded protein: MPADPVQDLWSSVLGILADDERITPQLHGFLNLVEPKGVLAGTLYLEVPNDLTRGMLEQRIRVPITEAVARIGDDSVANFAITVNPDMASEPRVDAVAVPSYAEPVQEHVPQTAAPRQYIEAPFVPSPVDSPGTGGRPESRLNPKYNFDNFVIGASNRFAHAAAVAVAEAPAKAYNPLFIYGDSGLGKTHLLHAIGHYAESLYPGIRVRYVSSEEFTNDFINSIANNRSNQFQQRYRDIDILLIDDIQFLQGKDSTQEAFFHTFNTLHDHNKQVVITSDVAPKHLTGFEDRMRSRFEWGLITDVQAPDLETRIAILRKKAQSDHLQVPDDIMEFIASKVSSNIRELEGTLIRVTAFASLNRTAVDMALVQTVLKDLITLDEDNVIAPTDIINHTAEYFKLSVDDLYGSSRSQAIATARQIAMYLCRELTSLSLPKIGQLFGNRDHTTVMYANKKIAELMKERRSIYNQVTELTSRIKQDRRYR
- the gnd gene encoding phosphogluconate dehydrogenase (NAD(+)-dependent, decarboxylating) → MQIGLVGLGKMGNNMRARLRNAGIDVVGYDANPAVSDVPDLGALAKALSGPRLVWVMVPHGKITDDVITDLAEVLEPGDLVIDGGNSKWLDDEIHAKQLDAKGIRYMDVGVSGGVWGKDNGYGMMAGGDAADVERAMPVFDALRPEGPREEGFSHAGGIGAGHYAKMVHNGIEYAIMQAYGEGYELLEAKDIITDVPAVFAGWQRGTVVRSWLLDLLVLAINEDPKLDALEGYVDDSGEGRWTLEEGIELAVPMPALSAAMFARFVSRQGSASPTMKAVAALRNQFGGHAVKKA